From Natronocella acetinitrilica, a single genomic window includes:
- a CDS encoding aldehyde dehydrogenase family protein, translating into MASTAGEFNNYIDGEWCKSVSGKTFENRNPADTDDLIGTFQASVADDAARAISAAQAALAEWKQTPLSKRAKILNAAADHLEANADQFAEELTREEGKQLAASRGEVMRSAQTLRFYAVEGQTLYGETFPTDDSKTLVYTQREPLGVVTVITPWNFPISIPSRKIGPALINGNTVIFKPSSDAPLIATRLVEAFEAAGLPKGVLNFITGGARDIGAAITEPATVRAISFTGSTAAGEHIQRSVPITTRTQMELGGKNPLIILDDADLDRAVTLTVNGGFSLTGQACTGTSRVLVTPGIRKAYTEKLLEKVKGLKIGSGMEEGVVITPLATKSQLDNVLKYVEIGKSEATHLCGGERLTGGHFDKGYYVSPAVFTDVTQDMRIAKEEIFGPVIAIIEVKDYDDAIAKANDVEYGLSASLVTNDFRYIQRFPLEIEAGTVKVNGTTTGNLINAPFGGLKRSSTSTFRESGRTGLEFFSQTKTVYLSR; encoded by the coding sequence TTGGCCAGCACAGCAGGCGAATTCAATAACTATATCGACGGTGAGTGGTGCAAGAGTGTTTCCGGCAAGACCTTCGAGAACCGGAACCCTGCCGACACCGACGACCTCATCGGCACCTTCCAGGCTTCTGTCGCGGACGATGCGGCGCGCGCCATCAGTGCGGCACAGGCTGCATTGGCCGAGTGGAAGCAGACACCTCTTTCAAAGCGGGCGAAGATTCTCAATGCGGCCGCTGATCACCTCGAGGCCAACGCCGATCAGTTTGCGGAAGAACTCACAAGGGAAGAGGGAAAGCAGCTTGCCGCGAGCCGCGGTGAGGTAATGCGCTCTGCGCAGACGCTGCGATTCTACGCCGTGGAAGGCCAGACCCTTTACGGTGAGACGTTCCCCACTGATGACAGCAAGACGCTGGTCTACACGCAGCGCGAGCCTCTCGGTGTGGTCACTGTCATTACGCCCTGGAATTTCCCGATCTCCATTCCGTCGAGGAAGATCGGCCCGGCCCTGATCAATGGTAATACCGTGATCTTCAAGCCGTCTTCGGATGCACCGTTGATCGCGACGCGCCTGGTCGAGGCTTTCGAGGCGGCTGGGCTGCCGAAAGGGGTGCTCAACTTCATCACCGGTGGCGCCCGGGACATCGGCGCGGCCATCACCGAACCGGCGACCGTCCGTGCCATCTCCTTTACCGGTTCCACGGCAGCCGGTGAGCATATCCAGCGCTCCGTGCCGATCACGACCCGCACCCAGATGGAGCTGGGTGGCAAGAACCCGCTCATCATCCTTGACGATGCGGATCTTGATCGGGCAGTCACACTGACGGTCAATGGCGGCTTCTCCCTCACCGGGCAGGCCTGCACGGGGACGAGCCGTGTGCTGGTCACCCCAGGCATTCGCAAGGCCTACACGGAGAAGCTGCTGGAGAAGGTGAAGGGGCTCAAGATTGGCAGCGGTATGGAAGAGGGTGTGGTGATTACCCCGCTGGCCACCAAGTCGCAGCTCGACAATGTGCTCAAGTACGTTGAGATCGGAAAGTCGGAGGCAACCCACCTTTGCGGAGGCGAGCGGCTGACCGGCGGACACTTCGACAAGGGCTACTACGTCTCGCCGGCAGTGTTCACCGACGTGACGCAGGACATGCGTATCGCCAAGGAAGAGATCTTCGGCCCGGTGATCGCCATTATCGAGGTCAAGGACTACGACGATGCCATCGCCAAGGCCAATGACGTCGAGTATGGATTGTCTGCTTCCCTGGTCACCAACGATTTCCGTTATATCCAGCGCTTTCCGCTGGAAATTGAAGCGGGCACGGTCAAGGTCAACGGCACCACGACCGGGAACCTGATCAACGCCCCGTTCGGTGGTCTGAAGCGGTCGAGCACATCGACCTTCCGTGAATCCGGGCGCACCGGGCTTGAGTTCTTCTCGCAGACCAAGACGGTTTACCTGAGTCGCTGA
- a CDS encoding TenA family transcriptional regulator, translated as MAELMDRDTFRTALEDAIKGKSANKAPFSIAWASGKLDRDHLARWAENHYHYVGPFADYLAYIYARTPDHCQEAKDFMLQNMYEEEIGGDRHTDLLIRFAEACGTTGERVVDPDNMSPTTRGLQAWCYSVAMREHWVVAVAGLVVGLESQVPSIYRRQTPTLREKYGFTDEEVEFFDLHIVSDEIHGERGYQIVLEHADTVELQQACLKICEIGAQMRLLYTTALYYDYVAKDVPLSEIGISEAA; from the coding sequence ATGGCAGAGTTGATGGATCGGGATACGTTCCGCACTGCGCTGGAAGATGCGATCAAGGGCAAGAGTGCGAACAAGGCGCCGTTCAGCATTGCCTGGGCGAGCGGCAAGCTTGACCGTGATCATCTTGCCCGCTGGGCGGAGAATCACTATCACTACGTGGGTCCGTTCGCGGACTATCTGGCCTATATCTATGCGCGCACGCCGGATCATTGCCAGGAAGCGAAGGACTTCATGCTGCAGAACATGTATGAAGAGGAGATCGGTGGTGACCGCCACACGGATCTGCTGATTCGCTTCGCCGAGGCCTGTGGCACGACGGGCGAGCGGGTTGTGGACCCGGACAACATGTCGCCGACGACCCGTGGCCTGCAGGCGTGGTGCTATTCGGTGGCGATGCGCGAGCATTGGGTTGTTGCGGTGGCCGGTCTGGTGGTTGGCCTCGAGAGCCAGGTGCCGTCGATCTACCGCCGTCAGACGCCGACGCTGCGTGAGAAGTACGGCTTCACCGATGAGGAGGTCGAGTTCTTCGATCTGCACATCGTCTCCGACGAGATTCACGGTGAGCGTGGCTACCAGATCGTGCTGGAGCATGCGGACACGGTGGAGTTGCAGCAGGCCTGCCTGAAGATCTGCGAGATCGGTGCGCAGATGCGTCTGCTCTACACCACGGCGCTGTACTACGACTACGTGGCCAAGGACGTGCCGCTCTCGGAAATCGGCATCTCAGAAGCCGCCTGA
- a CDS encoding GntR family transcriptional regulator, which translates to MVERLRRDLINGRFAAGQKLAITTLRETYSVGLSPLREALNHLAATGLLIQETQRGFRVPALSLSELEDLALLRKQLESTALERAIARGDADWESELLAAAHRLTRTTEGDADQDTWERRHSEFHQALVSACDSPWLERLIAQLHDHFDRYRRAATPDRDMRRILDGHHDELVRLTLQRDSKGACQLLEEHIHLAHQATASGATQSQSAAPSEHGHASIDRRRSAP; encoded by the coding sequence ATGGTCGAAAGACTCAGACGGGATCTCATCAACGGGCGATTCGCGGCCGGACAAAAACTCGCCATCACCACGCTTCGGGAGACCTACTCCGTTGGCCTCAGCCCCCTCCGCGAGGCACTGAACCACCTCGCCGCAACCGGACTGCTGATACAGGAGACCCAGCGCGGATTCCGCGTACCAGCACTGAGCCTCTCCGAGCTGGAAGACCTCGCCCTGCTCCGCAAGCAACTGGAGTCCACCGCGCTGGAACGAGCGATCGCGCGAGGCGACGCCGATTGGGAATCGGAGTTGCTTGCAGCCGCGCATCGGTTAACGCGGACCACGGAGGGCGACGCGGATCAGGACACCTGGGAGCGGCGTCATTCGGAATTTCACCAGGCACTTGTGTCAGCATGCGACTCACCCTGGCTCGAGCGCCTGATCGCGCAACTGCATGATCATTTCGATCGATACCGACGAGCCGCCACCCCGGACCGAGACATGCGGCGGATACTCGATGGCCATCATGACGAGTTGGTTCGCCTGACATTGCAGCGTGACAGTAAAGGCGCCTGCCAACTGCTTGAGGAACACATCCATCTCGCCCATCAGGCAACCGCATCCGGCGCCACGCAATCGCAGTCTGCGGCGCCCTCCGAGCATGGGCATGCGTCGATTGACAGGCGCCGGAGCGCTCCCTAG
- a CDS encoding tyrosine-type recombinase/integrase → MATIEKKSSGRWRARIRRTGHPQLSQTFTTKAEAMRWARQAEVALDGGAHIDGGTPAPSYPAQPPLAGAPAVGSNGPSGETTLGELLALYRDVESPQHRGAESERWRINSWLRDVKDGGLPLRDHILCLITRQHVQAWITTRLKSVKPDSVRRELALLQAVVSLAMRDWGYDDLPANPFQQARKPKAGKGRVRRLREDEEDYLRRALDPQASLPDGIRPVRSDRLLHVFTLAIETTMRRGELLKIRWEHINFDTCVVDLSEMDTKNGERRSVPLSEAAVNALLALGRKRSGPVFPTMTADSLSCSWNRTLRRARRIYAADCKGKETEPDPLMLKDLRWHDLRHEGTSRLFEYGFEFTEVATVTGHKDVRMLMRYTHHRAANLAARMRADPEGGNTRSGD, encoded by the coding sequence TTGGCAACAATCGAGAAAAAAAGCAGTGGTCGCTGGCGGGCGCGGATCAGGCGCACCGGTCACCCGCAACTCTCTCAGACGTTCACCACGAAGGCAGAGGCCATGCGCTGGGCAAGGCAGGCGGAGGTCGCGCTCGACGGTGGCGCGCATATCGATGGCGGCACCCCCGCGCCTTCCTACCCTGCCCAACCGCCACTCGCCGGGGCACCAGCAGTCGGTAGTAACGGGCCTTCCGGCGAAACCACGCTGGGCGAGTTGCTCGCGCTCTATCGCGATGTGGAATCTCCACAGCATCGTGGCGCGGAGAGCGAGCGCTGGCGCATCAACAGTTGGCTGAGGGATGTCAAGGACGGCGGACTCCCCCTGCGCGACCACATCCTCTGCCTGATTACGCGCCAGCACGTGCAGGCCTGGATCACCACGCGCCTGAAGTCAGTCAAGCCTGATAGCGTCAGGCGCGAACTCGCCCTCCTCCAGGCCGTCGTCTCGCTTGCCATGCGCGACTGGGGCTACGATGACCTGCCCGCCAACCCGTTCCAGCAGGCGCGAAAACCGAAAGCGGGGAAGGGGCGCGTGCGCCGTCTGCGAGAGGACGAGGAAGACTACCTCCGGCGGGCCCTCGACCCACAGGCAAGCCTGCCGGACGGCATCCGCCCCGTCAGGTCGGACCGGCTGCTCCATGTCTTCACGCTGGCCATCGAGACAACGATGCGGCGCGGCGAACTGCTGAAGATCCGCTGGGAGCACATCAACTTCGACACCTGTGTCGTTGACCTGTCGGAGATGGACACCAAGAATGGCGAGCGCCGGTCGGTTCCACTGTCCGAGGCGGCCGTCAACGCACTGCTGGCGCTTGGACGGAAACGCTCGGGACCTGTGTTCCCCACCATGACCGCGGACAGCCTGAGCTGCAGCTGGAATCGCACGCTCAGGCGCGCGCGCCGAATCTACGCAGCCGATTGCAAGGGGAAGGAAACGGAGCCTGACCCGCTCATGCTCAAGGACTTGCGCTGGCATGACCTGCGTCACGAAGGCACCTCGCGACTCTTCGAGTACGGGTTCGAGTTCACCGAGGTCGCCACCGTCACGGGCCACAAGGACGTCCGCATGCTGATGCGATACACCCACCATCGGGCCGCGAACCTGGCCGCCCGCATGCGTGCAGACCCGGAAGGCGGCAACACCAGATCGGGGGACTGA
- a CDS encoding competence protein CoiA family protein, producing MSKSEILLQSFGIDKQGHLVSVLEVVNGKACGCACPVCGGQLVARQGEVRAWHFAHASASHCDGAAETVLHLAAKELILRRQGMMLPGATATATHRLPDGRQATATAELLPAWADFEAVHVEKAFRELRPDLLVTLGGKPMFVEVAVTHFIDAIKETRIQELGIPTVEIALDVSLRESWSWDQLEQAVIDGHDGKRWINCPWAKEIMEEAQRRALAAANQQSVPEATTKPRKAKAPRTRFVVRGCFVDVIERPFGIAVWSPYHPEVNRLIKQIVQPLGGAWKPSFKNWLLPLKARDSVLSALDDIATNPGRRIG from the coding sequence ATGTCGAAGTCTGAAATTCTGCTGCAGTCGTTCGGGATCGACAAGCAGGGCCATTTGGTTTCGGTCTTAGAAGTCGTCAATGGGAAGGCTTGTGGATGTGCGTGTCCAGTGTGCGGCGGACAACTCGTCGCACGGCAGGGTGAAGTGCGTGCCTGGCACTTTGCTCATGCGTCGGCGAGCCACTGTGACGGTGCGGCCGAAACCGTTCTGCACCTGGCGGCCAAGGAGTTAATCCTGCGCCGGCAGGGCATGATGCTTCCTGGCGCAACCGCAACCGCCACTCACAGGTTACCAGACGGACGCCAGGCTACCGCCACCGCAGAACTCCTTCCCGCATGGGCTGATTTCGAAGCCGTGCATGTGGAGAAGGCTTTCCGAGAATTGCGCCCAGATCTGCTTGTAACCCTCGGCGGTAAGCCCATGTTCGTCGAAGTGGCGGTCACGCACTTCATTGATGCCATAAAAGAGACGAGGATCCAGGAGCTGGGAATTCCCACGGTAGAGATTGCCCTTGACGTCAGTCTTCGCGAGTCCTGGTCTTGGGATCAATTGGAACAAGCGGTCATTGACGGCCATGACGGGAAGCGCTGGATCAATTGTCCTTGGGCGAAGGAAATCATGGAAGAGGCGCAGCGACGGGCGTTGGCGGCGGCAAATCAGCAGTCAGTCCCCGAAGCGACTACGAAGCCGAGAAAGGCGAAAGCGCCCCGAACACGGTTCGTTGTTAGGGGATGCTTTGTCGATGTCATCGAGCGCCCATTCGGCATCGCCGTGTGGTCACCGTATCATCCGGAAGTCAATCGGCTCATTAAGCAGATCGTCCAGCCGCTCGGGGGGGCCTGGAAGCCCAGCTTCAAGAACTGGCTCTTACCCCTGAAAGCGAGAGATTCGGTTCTCTCCGCATTGGACGATATTGCCACCAACCCTGGAAGGCGGATCGGGTAG
- the brxL gene encoding BREX system Lon protease-like protein BrxL produces MDNLDQQLASLFDGKVVRKDLLHRIKKGTNVPTFVLEFLLARYCASDEPEEIQAGMEAVLDTLSDNYVRPNEANAAQSRVATKGKHRFIDKVHVNYVEKDRRHWAALENFDSRRVAISDKFYRDNERLLQGGLWAEVTIAYNEIEDDDYAFFVEDLRPIQLSRFDYDRYREGREAFSRDQWLDVILRSVGLEPSKLSKRVKFHFIARLAPLIEPNFNFIELGPRGTGKSYFYSEFSPYSTLISGGQATKATLFYNVQRRKIGLVGFWDTVAFDEVGGIKIKDPDTIQIMKDFMANGRFSRGVEVIAQASMAYVGNLDLSVEQIVNSEVYDLFQPLPKEFDLAIQDRFACYLPGWEMPKNSSEFLTNNYGFITDYLAEAFHYQFKQTNRYEEVSSRVRLGDAVEGRDEKGIKKTVCAFLKILHPDGKPSDEEFEEYVAYAVEARRRIKEQMNKRKTDDEFSRINLSYFNPAGEEVVVYCPESRGALATQEPSRRNIHQDGDEGSPSPASHESGAPEPRPIVDVPAEVSVTEPPPGEPEPEEKHFTIHYGDTGFSYEALLLPYLRGAKLVEIEDPYIRANHQVHNFVRFCEAVIKAPTIRKIVLTTSYDTDTDVKGLSERMEELKQSLLELDIELKVLINENLHDREIRVDNGWVIKIGRGLDFYQKPDQWFGVGAHDLTMRRCLETKVDIFKGASGD; encoded by the coding sequence ATGGATAACCTCGACCAGCAGTTGGCGTCATTATTCGACGGGAAGGTGGTGCGAAAGGATCTCCTTCATCGCATCAAGAAGGGCACGAACGTGCCGACCTTCGTGCTGGAGTTCCTGCTGGCACGCTACTGTGCAAGCGATGAGCCGGAGGAGATCCAGGCCGGCATGGAAGCCGTGCTGGATACGCTGAGCGATAACTATGTGCGGCCCAATGAGGCGAATGCTGCGCAGTCTCGCGTTGCCACAAAGGGCAAGCACCGCTTCATCGACAAGGTGCATGTCAACTACGTTGAGAAGGATCGTCGGCACTGGGCGGCGTTGGAGAATTTTGACTCTCGGCGGGTGGCAATCAGCGATAAGTTCTATCGTGATAACGAGCGCTTGTTGCAGGGTGGGCTTTGGGCCGAGGTGACCATTGCCTACAACGAGATCGAGGACGACGATTACGCCTTCTTCGTCGAAGATCTCAGGCCAATCCAGCTCAGCCGCTTTGATTACGATCGCTATCGTGAGGGTCGCGAGGCATTCAGCCGTGACCAGTGGCTGGATGTGATTCTGCGCTCGGTGGGGCTGGAGCCGAGCAAGTTGTCAAAACGGGTGAAGTTTCATTTCATTGCTCGCCTGGCGCCATTGATAGAGCCTAACTTCAACTTCATCGAATTAGGGCCGCGGGGGACCGGTAAATCGTATTTCTACAGCGAGTTCTCACCTTACTCGACGCTCATTAGCGGTGGGCAGGCCACCAAGGCCACGCTCTTCTACAACGTGCAGCGGCGCAAGATCGGTCTGGTGGGCTTCTGGGATACGGTGGCATTCGACGAGGTTGGTGGAATCAAGATCAAGGATCCTGACACGATCCAGATCATGAAGGACTTCATGGCGAACGGGCGTTTCTCACGAGGGGTTGAAGTCATTGCCCAGGCATCCATGGCCTATGTGGGGAATCTGGATCTCTCGGTCGAGCAGATCGTCAATTCCGAAGTGTACGATCTGTTCCAACCGCTGCCGAAGGAGTTCGATCTGGCGATTCAGGATCGCTTTGCCTGCTATCTGCCCGGCTGGGAAATGCCAAAGAACAGCAGTGAGTTTCTGACCAACAACTACGGATTCATCACCGACTACCTGGCCGAAGCCTTCCATTATCAGTTCAAGCAGACCAATCGCTATGAGGAGGTGTCGAGCCGGGTCAGGCTAGGTGACGCGGTGGAGGGTCGAGACGAGAAGGGCATTAAGAAGACTGTTTGCGCGTTCCTCAAAATCCTGCATCCGGATGGCAAGCCCAGCGATGAGGAGTTCGAGGAGTACGTTGCCTACGCCGTGGAGGCCCGACGTCGCATCAAGGAGCAGATGAACAAGCGCAAGACCGATGACGAGTTCTCGCGCATTAATCTCTCCTATTTCAATCCGGCGGGCGAGGAGGTGGTGGTCTACTGCCCTGAATCCAGGGGCGCTCTGGCGACGCAAGAGCCTAGTCGACGCAATATCCACCAGGATGGCGATGAAGGGTCGCCTTCCCCGGCGTCACACGAGTCAGGGGCACCAGAGCCCAGGCCAATCGTCGATGTCCCGGCCGAGGTGAGCGTGACCGAACCGCCGCCGGGCGAGCCAGAGCCGGAGGAGAAGCACTTCACCATTCATTACGGGGATACCGGCTTTAGTTATGAGGCGCTGCTGCTGCCGTATTTGCGTGGTGCAAAGCTAGTGGAAATCGAAGACCCATACATCCGGGCCAATCACCAGGTGCACAACTTCGTGCGTTTCTGCGAGGCCGTGATCAAGGCTCCGACCATACGGAAGATCGTGCTGACCACCAGCTACGACACGGATACCGACGTGAAGGGCCTCAGCGAGCGTATGGAAGAACTGAAACAAAGCCTCCTGGAACTGGATATCGAGCTGAAAGTTTTGATCAACGAGAACCTTCACGACCGGGAGATTCGGGTCGACAATGGCTGGGTGATCAAGATTGGCCGAGGGCTCGATTTCTACCAGAAACCGGATCAGTGGTTTGGCGTCGGAGCCCACGACTTGACCATGCGGCGATGTCTGGAGACGAAGGTAGACATATTTAAAGGCGCAAGTGGAGATTAA
- a CDS encoding PglZ domain-containing protein, with amino-acid sequence MSIEAYIQEQVLAERLRQHSVVVVYDPQRRYRSLCQGLTSEKCLVVDATENSIESREQAMRALQSLGHGETTGLLVYVPAEAPLEPEQKQIDPFSPFAACGAVFPDGDGDSFQTLCLKAKPEHADEIRQLFVNDPNPDFAVIDAVGGGVGWPNLRALLNAESSRDILMSVLAPSESQLKALKANDAWVAEARDLFSRALGLKLRTRGKTWSSIAEELWRFVLFSEFAFDLPGELPEALEDIPRAQQSARPIVEALCEALRNDRRSQDLYIEKAEEIEQELDLPTHCQGLTDLGLRDTFPFEERTFLAQAKAAYEQGDLERVRLILTQHERSVWIGKGESRAKWYLVEAAAALSQACDDLEGQLPKHAESMESLVHFYVGHLREVDRLHREFEQAVADYEWQDTAAEMTGLIQGARRGYGKLADAAQQVFMRRLAKTGWPLPGMLANSEVFDRLVAPALKQNGHKVAYVMVDALRYELGVALEKQLAEDGAIQLHYALAQLPSVTPVGMASLLPGASDYLEVERRDDGLMPLLDGKPVASVPQRMDVFRRRYGQRFAEMRLEEFVRNKGQEIGEETDLLVLRSVEIDSHFENHPETAPAEITNALKRIRMAVHRLIKHKFNEVVIVTDHGFFMNTHAGAGDRAAKPHGDWLIVHDRCTLGDGSADDYHLVMEAERLGVRGDMTRFAAPLSMAAYRSGLQYFHGGVSLQECVVPVIRMQLKQHEQPSVKRARVAIGYKSGASRITTRVPVIDVAVEADDMFSGEGSYEILLEAHDKRGNVVGEVRAGAQVNPATGTLTLRAGDSVKVTLKMQLEFEGRFKVKALDPKTHTVHSQIDLETDYTV; translated from the coding sequence ATGAGTATTGAGGCATACATTCAGGAGCAGGTGCTGGCCGAGCGACTTCGTCAGCATTCTGTGGTGGTGGTTTACGATCCGCAGCGGCGCTACCGCAGTCTCTGCCAGGGCCTGACGTCAGAGAAATGTCTGGTGGTGGACGCGACCGAGAACAGTATCGAAAGCCGCGAGCAGGCGATGCGGGCACTGCAGTCTCTGGGGCATGGTGAAACGACCGGCCTCCTGGTGTATGTGCCCGCCGAAGCGCCACTGGAGCCCGAGCAAAAACAAATCGATCCATTCTCTCCTTTCGCAGCCTGCGGCGCTGTGTTCCCCGATGGAGATGGCGACAGTTTTCAGACCTTGTGCCTGAAGGCGAAACCCGAGCACGCCGACGAAATCCGACAACTGTTCGTGAATGACCCGAATCCGGACTTCGCCGTCATTGATGCCGTTGGCGGCGGGGTTGGCTGGCCGAATCTGAGAGCGCTACTGAACGCGGAATCCAGTCGCGACATTCTAATGAGCGTATTGGCGCCAAGTGAGTCTCAGCTCAAGGCGCTCAAGGCCAACGATGCCTGGGTGGCTGAAGCGCGTGATCTGTTCAGCCGAGCATTGGGGTTGAAGTTACGTACGCGGGGCAAGACCTGGTCCTCGATTGCGGAGGAGCTTTGGCGATTCGTGCTGTTTAGCGAATTCGCCTTCGACCTGCCGGGGGAACTGCCCGAGGCACTGGAAGATATTCCACGGGCGCAGCAGAGTGCCCGGCCAATCGTTGAGGCTCTTTGTGAGGCCCTGCGCAATGATCGCCGCAGCCAGGATCTATACATCGAAAAAGCCGAAGAAATCGAGCAGGAGCTGGATCTGCCAACCCATTGCCAAGGGCTCACCGATCTTGGTTTGCGCGATACCTTCCCGTTCGAGGAGCGGACGTTTCTCGCGCAGGCGAAGGCTGCCTATGAGCAGGGTGATCTAGAGCGTGTGCGTCTCATTCTTACCCAGCATGAACGTTCGGTCTGGATTGGCAAAGGGGAGAGCCGTGCCAAGTGGTATCTAGTAGAGGCGGCAGCGGCTCTATCTCAAGCCTGTGACGATTTAGAGGGCCAACTCCCTAAGCATGCCGAGAGCATGGAATCCCTGGTGCACTTTTATGTGGGGCATCTGCGGGAAGTTGACCGCCTCCATCGCGAGTTTGAGCAGGCGGTGGCTGACTACGAGTGGCAGGATACCGCGGCCGAGATGACCGGGTTGATTCAGGGTGCCCGCAGAGGTTACGGCAAGCTGGCCGATGCGGCGCAGCAGGTATTCATGCGCCGTCTGGCCAAGACCGGATGGCCATTACCAGGGATGTTGGCCAATTCCGAAGTCTTCGATCGTTTGGTGGCGCCAGCGCTGAAACAGAACGGCCACAAGGTGGCTTACGTGATGGTTGATGCGCTTCGTTACGAGCTCGGCGTTGCGCTGGAGAAACAGCTAGCCGAGGACGGCGCGATCCAGCTCCACTACGCGCTCGCGCAGCTTCCCAGCGTGACGCCCGTGGGTATGGCGAGCCTGCTTCCGGGCGCGAGTGACTATCTGGAAGTAGAGAGGCGTGATGACGGCTTGATGCCCTTGCTGGACGGGAAGCCGGTTGCATCCGTCCCGCAGCGCATGGATGTATTCCGGCGTCGCTACGGGCAGCGTTTTGCGGAGATGCGCCTTGAGGAATTTGTTCGCAACAAAGGCCAAGAGATCGGTGAGGAGACCGACCTTCTGGTGTTGCGGTCAGTGGAGATCGACAGTCATTTTGAAAACCACCCTGAGACAGCGCCAGCGGAAATCACGAATGCGCTGAAGCGCATCCGGATGGCGGTGCACCGTCTAATCAAGCACAAGTTCAATGAGGTGGTGATCGTCACCGATCATGGGTTCTTCATGAATACCCATGCTGGTGCTGGAGACAGGGCAGCCAAGCCGCACGGAGACTGGCTGATCGTGCATGACCGCTGCACCCTCGGTGATGGCTCTGCCGATGATTACCACCTGGTGATGGAGGCGGAGCGGCTTGGTGTGCGCGGCGACATGACGCGTTTTGCGGCGCCGTTAAGCATGGCGGCTTACCGCTCAGGTTTGCAGTATTTCCACGGCGGCGTTTCGTTGCAGGAGTGTGTTGTACCGGTCATACGGATGCAGCTCAAGCAGCATGAACAGCCCAGTGTGAAGCGTGCGCGAGTGGCCATCGGATACAAGAGCGGCGCGTCCCGGATTACCACGCGAGTGCCGGTTATCGACGTTGCGGTGGAGGCTGACGACATGTTCTCCGGCGAAGGAAGTTACGAGATTCTGCTGGAAGCGCACGACAAGCGTGGCAATGTGGTCGGTGAAGTCAGGGCCGGTGCTCAGGTGAATCCGGCAACGGGGACGCTGACACTGCGCGCGGGCGATTCGGTGAAGGTAACGCTCAAGATGCAGTTGGAATTTGAAGGTAGGTTCAAGGTGAAGGCGTTAGACCCAAAAACGCACACCGTCCACAGCCAGATCGATCTTGAAACGGACTACACAGTGTAA
- a CDS encoding Fic family protein, with product MPVHYHLGDFPPKQLDWSLLIPLLGPASAAVARYDGTLAAIPNAAVLLSPLTTQEAVLSSRIEGTQATMGEVLEYEAEGDKADLSADRRADIQEIQNYRAAVRHAEGMLQELPLSQRVILEAHKVLLSGVRGQGKSPGHYRRIPNWIGPAGCSVEQARFVPISADKLPDAMSTWERYAHGEVPDKLVQLAILHAEFEALHPFLDGNGRLGRMLVPLFMWQSGLIQRPMFYISAFFETNRDEYYDRLLAVSRDSDWTGWCRFFLIAVQAQAEENQQRATRILELYERMKRELPELTRSQYAIHALDWIFERPIFKSSDFVASASIPEATAKRILSLLRRESVLRDLVEARGRRSAVLCFPALLNIAEGTAAF from the coding sequence ATGCCGGTTCACTATCACCTTGGTGATTTTCCGCCGAAGCAGCTCGACTGGTCGTTGCTGATCCCGTTGCTGGGGCCAGCCTCTGCCGCCGTGGCACGCTATGACGGGACCCTGGCAGCGATTCCCAATGCGGCGGTGCTGCTCTCACCGCTGACGACCCAGGAAGCGGTGCTGTCCTCGCGCATCGAAGGCACCCAGGCCACGATGGGGGAGGTGCTTGAGTACGAGGCCGAGGGCGATAAGGCGGACCTCAGTGCCGATCGCCGGGCGGATATTCAGGAAATCCAGAACTATCGCGCCGCCGTTCGTCATGCGGAGGGCATGCTGCAGGAGCTACCACTCTCCCAGCGCGTAATCCTGGAGGCGCACAAGGTGCTGCTTTCAGGTGTGCGCGGACAGGGCAAATCACCGGGTCACTATCGCCGCATACCCAACTGGATTGGCCCGGCGGGCTGCAGCGTCGAGCAGGCGCGCTTTGTGCCTATCTCAGCCGACAAGCTGCCGGATGCGATGAGTACCTGGGAGCGTTATGCTCATGGCGAGGTGCCGGACAAACTGGTGCAGTTGGCCATACTGCATGCCGAGTTTGAGGCGCTGCACCCCTTCTTGGACGGCAACGGCCGCCTCGGCCGCATGCTAGTGCCGTTATTCATGTGGCAGTCGGGGCTGATTCAGCGGCCGATGTTTTACATCAGCGCTTTCTTCGAGACCAACCGTGATGAGTACTACGATCGGTTGTTGGCCGTGTCACGTGACAGCGACTGGACAGGCTGGTGTCGTTTTTTCCTGATAGCCGTTCAAGCCCAGGCCGAAGAGAACCAGCAGCGTGCAACGCGGATTCTGGAACTCTATGAGCGGATGAAGCGTGAATTGCCGGAGCTGACGCGCTCACAGTACGCCATTCACGCACTGGATTGGATTTTCGAGCGGCCTATCTTCAAGAGTTCGGATTTCGTGGCAAGTGCCAGTATTCCCGAGGCGACGGCAAAACGCATCTTGTCGCTCTTGCGCCGCGAGTCTGTGTTGCGTGACCTGGTGGAGGCGCGCGGGCGGCGTTCGGCGGTGCTGTGTTTCCCAGCGTTACTTAACATCGCTGAGGGCACAGCGGCGTTTTGA